A region from the Variovorax sp. RKNM96 genome encodes:
- a CDS encoding DUF5624 domain-containing protein, translated as MNQPPASPQSHQSPELLRLFETYTGGPQGIGAHLAALTGAATAGDPLIVATSADMVLFPGNGRDPEVQGFRLSTRGFKELAGISHHGPAVASILKMRLVDPDGPLWRKEAERLLVATRIARGANSVALWRDTIAVPAYRGREQKIAELVHYSCVLTERYLERVLAQPALFTPEDMRTNYLEGTGSAVGATVPMNAVMIATFFLVGMDISHRVIGWLDRHGIDWSRAMALVVGRQGRPTAGVTWTTNSVAAMILGASRHTLSLDRLFIAPHAGEFPPGAANDIAALRAYETPMRQLWAHTHAVSELGALMYEGYPRYEPTSTVRPVLDADTRAVAEMPAIAGPDDWRALNTRLRVVLEDPRQLLSGCVSDYAVEQLQAHGNDPARVTVPGLDGTAYPPLPDAAAT; from the coding sequence ATGAACCAGCCCCCTGCATCGCCCCAGAGTCACCAGAGCCCCGAGCTGCTGCGGCTCTTCGAAACCTACACGGGAGGCCCGCAGGGCATCGGCGCGCACCTCGCTGCGTTGACCGGCGCGGCGACGGCGGGCGACCCGCTCATCGTGGCCACCAGCGCGGACATGGTGCTGTTCCCCGGCAATGGCCGCGACCCCGAGGTGCAGGGCTTTCGCCTGTCCACGCGCGGCTTCAAGGAGCTGGCCGGCATCTCGCACCACGGCCCGGCGGTGGCGTCGATCCTCAAGATGCGGCTGGTCGACCCCGATGGGCCGTTATGGCGCAAGGAGGCCGAACGGCTGCTGGTCGCCACGCGCATCGCGCGCGGAGCCAACTCGGTGGCGCTGTGGCGCGACACGATCGCGGTGCCGGCCTACCGGGGGCGCGAGCAGAAGATCGCCGAGCTGGTGCACTACTCCTGCGTGCTGACCGAGCGCTACCTGGAACGCGTGCTGGCGCAGCCCGCGCTCTTCACCCCCGAGGACATGCGCACGAACTACCTCGAAGGCACGGGCTCCGCCGTCGGCGCCACCGTGCCGATGAACGCCGTGATGATCGCGACCTTCTTCCTGGTCGGCATGGACATCAGCCACCGCGTGATCGGCTGGCTGGATCGCCACGGCATCGACTGGTCGCGCGCCATGGCGCTGGTCGTGGGGCGCCAGGGCCGGCCGACTGCCGGCGTGACCTGGACCACCAACTCGGTGGCCGCCATGATCCTCGGCGCCTCGCGCCACACGCTGTCGCTCGACCGGCTCTTCATCGCACCGCACGCGGGCGAGTTCCCGCCCGGCGCCGCTAACGACATCGCGGCGCTGCGCGCCTACGAGACGCCGATGCGCCAGCTCTGGGCGCACACGCATGCCGTGAGCGAGCTCGGCGCCTTGATGTACGAGGGCTATCCACGCTACGAGCCCACCTCGACCGTGCGCCCCGTGCTCGATGCGGACACCCGCGCGGTGGCCGAGATGCCGGCCATCGCCGGGCCGGACGACTGGCGCGCGCTGAACACGCGGCTGCGCGTCGTGCTTGAGGACCCGCGCCAGCTGCTCTCGGGCTGCGTGTCCGACTACGCCGTCGAGCAACTGCAGGCGCATGGCAACGACCCGGCTCGGGTGACGGTGCCGGGCCTCGATGGCACGGCCTACCCGCCGCTGCCCGACGCCGCCGCCACCTGA
- a CDS encoding tripartite tricarboxylate transporter substrate-binding protein gives MKKQLIHSLIAMSAVLAMSGTLAPAWAQGAPWPSRPIRIITPTPVGVGSDIFARAYADRLGRALQTPVVVENRPGALASIGTDAVAKAAPDGYTILFSTSNPFTMTPFLLSKMPYDAKHDLVPVTQALKGGSFIVANSAVPVKNIPELVALAKREPGKISFASYGSGTTSHLGFELFQEAAGIELLHVPYKQSAAPDLLGGQVQLGFEPPVSALANIKSGRLKALAYTGSKRSPAAPDVPTLSETYPGVEVFTWLGFWVPAKTPPAIVERLHKEIVAITHSPEMVRLINEAGLDPIGSTPAEAAAAVEREAQAMGRLIKAKNIRID, from the coding sequence ATGAAGAAGCAACTCATCCACTCGCTGATCGCGATGTCGGCCGTACTGGCCATGTCGGGCACCCTCGCGCCCGCTTGGGCCCAGGGCGCGCCCTGGCCATCGCGGCCGATCCGGATCATCACGCCCACGCCCGTGGGTGTCGGCTCCGACATCTTCGCGCGCGCCTATGCAGACCGGCTCGGCCGCGCGCTGCAGACGCCGGTGGTGGTCGAGAACCGGCCCGGCGCGCTGGCCTCCATCGGCACCGACGCGGTGGCCAAGGCGGCGCCCGACGGCTACACGATCCTGTTCTCGACCAGCAACCCGTTCACGATGACGCCGTTCCTGCTCTCGAAGATGCCCTACGACGCGAAGCACGATCTCGTGCCGGTCACGCAGGCGCTCAAGGGCGGCTCGTTCATCGTGGCCAACAGCGCCGTGCCGGTGAAGAACATCCCCGAACTGGTGGCGCTGGCCAAGCGGGAGCCGGGCAAGATCTCGTTCGCCTCGTACGGCTCGGGCACCACCTCGCACCTTGGCTTCGAGCTGTTCCAGGAAGCGGCCGGCATCGAGTTGCTGCACGTGCCCTACAAGCAGAGCGCCGCGCCGGACCTGCTCGGCGGCCAGGTGCAGTTGGGCTTCGAGCCGCCGGTCTCGGCGCTGGCCAACATCAAGTCGGGACGGCTCAAGGCCCTGGCCTATACGGGCAGCAAGCGCAGCCCGGCGGCACCCGACGTGCCCACGCTGTCCGAAACCTACCCGGGCGTCGAGGTGTTCACCTGGCTGGGCTTCTGGGTGCCCGCCAAGACGCCGCCCGCGATCGTGGAGCGCCTGCACAAGGAAATCGTGGCCATCACGCATTCGCCCGAGATGGTCAGGCTCATCAACGAAGCGGGCCTCGATCCCATCGGCAGCACGCCGGCCGAGGCCGCCGCCGCCGTCGAGCGCGAGGCGCAGGCCATGGGCCGGCTGATCAAGGCCAAGAACATCCGCATCGACTGA
- a CDS encoding porin, translated as MRITTLPFRLRRRLPHAVTGAICIAASASATAQSSVQVFGTLDMNITYSKSDGRSVKSMDQGGNIFPSRLGFRGTEDLGGGLAASFWLEMALLPDTGEIQGTGFHRRSTVSLSHNSFGELRLGRDYTPTFWNISQFSPFGTVGVGGSANIVEGWPFGLGGARTLARANNSVGYFLPKGLGGFYGQAMYALPEGEDGARYRGGRVGWTNGTVDVAAAYGVTPVGANDYTVATLGGTYDFGLAKLYANYYRQKTEGDKQVNAMLGVSVPVGPGVIKVSLARSDRSGPGLDNDDATQYAVGYVHYLSKRTALYGTYSLVRNRGNAAYVVADSSPASTPGRPARGLQFGISHNF; from the coding sequence ATGAGGATCACCACCCTTCCCTTTCGCCTTCGCCGTCGGCTGCCGCACGCCGTCACCGGCGCGATCTGCATCGCCGCCAGCGCGAGCGCCACGGCGCAATCGAGCGTCCAGGTATTCGGCACGCTGGACATGAACATCACCTACTCCAAGAGCGATGGCCGCTCCGTCAAGTCGATGGACCAGGGCGGCAACATCTTCCCCAGCCGCCTGGGCTTTCGCGGCACCGAGGACCTGGGCGGCGGCCTCGCCGCGAGCTTCTGGCTCGAGATGGCTCTGCTGCCCGACACCGGCGAGATCCAGGGCACGGGCTTTCACCGGCGCTCCACGGTGAGCCTGTCGCACAACAGCTTCGGCGAACTGCGGCTCGGGCGCGACTACACGCCCACGTTCTGGAACATCTCGCAGTTCTCGCCCTTCGGCACTGTGGGCGTCGGCGGCTCGGCCAACATCGTCGAAGGCTGGCCCTTCGGCCTGGGCGGCGCCCGCACGCTGGCGCGGGCCAACAACTCCGTGGGCTACTTCCTTCCCAAGGGACTGGGCGGCTTCTACGGCCAGGCGATGTACGCCCTGCCCGAAGGCGAGGACGGCGCGCGCTACCGCGGCGGGCGCGTGGGCTGGACCAACGGCACAGTCGACGTCGCCGCGGCCTACGGCGTGACGCCGGTCGGCGCCAACGACTACACCGTGGCGACGCTGGGCGGCACCTACGACTTCGGGCTCGCGAAGCTCTACGCGAACTACTACCGCCAGAAGACCGAGGGCGACAAGCAGGTCAACGCGATGCTGGGCGTGAGCGTGCCGGTCGGGCCGGGCGTCATCAAGGTCTCGCTCGCGCGCTCCGACCGCTCGGGGCCGGGCCTGGACAACGACGACGCGACGCAATACGCCGTCGGCTATGTGCATTACCTGAGCAAGCGCACTGCGCTGTACGGCACGTACTCGCTCGTGCGCAACCGGGGCAATGCGGCTTATGTGGTGGCCGACTCGTCGCCGGCCAGCACGCCGGGCCGACCGGCGCGCGGGCTGCAGTTCGGCATCTCGCACAACTTCTGA
- a CDS encoding TetR/AcrR family transcriptional regulator — translation MTAESLSSRASDQRSLIAKGAAELFARRGYAATSMNEIAEASHLSKPGLYHHFKDKAEVLLHIADGHVSRLVDIVTGVEALDLAPEQRLPELIEAFMLEYAGAQSEHRVLTEDVRFLAPEAQARVLDKERTVVRVFADAIAATRPDLHDAQLHKLLTMFLFGMLNWMFTWFKPGGRFTYEEMVPIATQLFVNGISGLEVAPKVKTPKAKKTKKP, via the coding sequence ATGACCGCTGAATCCCTTTCTTCCCGCGCGAGCGACCAGCGCAGCCTGATCGCCAAGGGCGCCGCGGAGTTGTTCGCCCGCAGGGGCTACGCGGCGACGTCGATGAACGAGATCGCCGAGGCCAGCCATCTGTCCAAGCCCGGCCTGTACCACCACTTCAAGGACAAGGCGGAGGTGCTGCTGCACATCGCGGACGGCCATGTCTCGCGGCTGGTCGACATCGTGACGGGGGTGGAAGCGCTGGACCTTGCGCCGGAGCAACGGCTGCCCGAGCTGATCGAGGCGTTCATGCTCGAGTACGCGGGGGCGCAGAGCGAGCACCGCGTGCTCACCGAAGACGTGCGCTTCCTCGCCCCGGAAGCACAGGCCCGCGTGCTCGACAAGGAACGCACGGTGGTGCGGGTGTTTGCCGATGCCATCGCCGCGACGCGCCCCGACCTGCACGACGCGCAGCTTCACAAGCTGCTGACGATGTTCCTCTTCGGCATGCTCAACTGGATGTTCACCTGGTTCAAGCCCGGCGGACGGTTCACCTACGAGGAGATGGTGCCGATCGCGACGCAGCTGTTCGTGAACGGGATCTCGGGGCTGGAAGTCGCGCCGAAGGTGAAAACGCCAAAGGCGAAGAAGACGAAGAAGCCGTAG
- a CDS encoding tannase/feruloyl esterase family alpha/beta hydrolase: protein MRDEKYVPRALLSKGLLLAAGLALQACGGGGGGGGSFLPIVPAPAPAPAPPAPQPSGPTAEQLKATCDALKGQVIEGVTVTGTARFEAKAPIYSSGFCQVLGTRAPFLDIEIDVPDNWTGRYWQQGGGGFDGRIASAVTKDVGGAVTAVDPTLALKGAVYAASNGGNRASVPAEAAPAVWANGTADGQQSATDYAYAAVGTTMRFGKAVAKTFFGKAPGHSYFNGCSNGGRNAYIAAQRWPQEFDGIVAGCETMDMAGQTGAWLRAASLTGTPAALSPAQTGAAYAAALSACDALDGATDNLIGNPQACTFDPAVLQCGMPGASSDPAICLSAAQAGTLKSFLSELKLTNGSTVLSGYSWGNGLGLGWGGLGGGFALLASGDPAWLTPAKQAGFQLDTDYYMLGSGLARVGADHDKAAIASFVASGRKLISWHAGSDALLSPNDHYRNWTTMTGIARSMGLADPNSATRFFIVPGGGHGAGGSLKEVDWASAIMGWVENGEAPTQMTYTFTSAGTARSMPACQYPKYPKYNGSGDVNAATSYSCSM, encoded by the coding sequence ATGCGTGATGAAAAGTACGTACCCCGTGCCCTGCTGTCGAAGGGCTTGCTGCTGGCTGCGGGCCTGGCCCTGCAAGCCTGTGGAGGTGGCGGGGGCGGAGGCGGCAGCTTCTTGCCGATCGTTCCCGCACCCGCGCCTGCGCCTGCGCCACCCGCGCCGCAGCCTTCCGGCCCCACCGCCGAGCAGCTCAAGGCCACCTGCGACGCCCTCAAGGGACAGGTCATCGAAGGCGTGACCGTCACCGGCACCGCGCGCTTCGAGGCCAAGGCGCCGATCTATTCCTCGGGCTTCTGCCAGGTGCTCGGCACACGCGCACCTTTCCTCGACATCGAGATCGACGTGCCCGACAACTGGACCGGCCGCTACTGGCAGCAAGGCGGCGGCGGCTTCGACGGGCGCATTGCCTCCGCGGTGACGAAGGACGTGGGCGGCGCGGTGACGGCCGTCGACCCCACGCTCGCGCTCAAGGGCGCTGTGTATGCGGCATCCAACGGCGGCAACCGCGCGAGCGTTCCTGCAGAGGCCGCCCCCGCCGTGTGGGCGAACGGCACGGCCGATGGCCAGCAATCGGCAACCGACTATGCGTATGCCGCAGTGGGCACGACGATGCGCTTCGGCAAGGCCGTCGCGAAGACCTTCTTCGGCAAGGCGCCGGGCCACAGCTATTTCAACGGATGCTCCAACGGCGGGCGCAACGCCTACATCGCCGCGCAGCGCTGGCCCCAGGAATTCGACGGCATCGTCGCGGGCTGCGAGACCATGGACATGGCCGGCCAGACCGGTGCCTGGCTGCGCGCGGCATCGCTGACCGGCACGCCCGCGGCGCTGAGCCCTGCCCAGACCGGCGCGGCCTATGCCGCCGCGCTGTCGGCATGCGATGCGCTCGATGGCGCCACCGACAACCTGATCGGCAATCCGCAGGCCTGCACCTTCGATCCGGCGGTCCTGCAGTGCGGAATGCCCGGTGCGAGTTCCGACCCGGCGATCTGCCTGAGCGCGGCGCAGGCGGGCACGCTGAAATCCTTCCTCTCGGAGTTGAAGCTCACGAACGGCAGCACCGTGCTCTCGGGCTACTCATGGGGCAACGGCCTGGGCCTCGGTTGGGGAGGTCTCGGCGGCGGATTCGCGCTGCTCGCGAGCGGCGATCCGGCCTGGCTCACACCCGCCAAGCAGGCGGGCTTCCAGCTGGACACCGACTACTACATGCTCGGCTCGGGCCTTGCGCGCGTCGGCGCCGACCATGACAAGGCTGCCATTGCCAGCTTCGTGGCCTCGGGCCGCAAGCTCATCTCCTGGCACGCCGGCAGCGATGCGCTGCTGTCGCCGAACGACCACTACCGCAACTGGACGACGATGACCGGTATCGCGAGGTCGATGGGCCTGGCCGACCCGAACAGCGCCACGCGATTCTTCATCGTCCCCGGCGGTGGACACGGCGCCGGCGGCAGCTTGAAGGAAGTGGATTGGGCGTCCGCCATCATGGGCTGGGTGGAAAACGGCGAGGCCCCCACGCAGATGACCTACACCTTCACCAGCGCCGGCACGGCCCGCAGCATGCCGGCCTGCCAGTACCCCAAGTACCCGAAGTACAACGGGTCCGGCGATGTGAATGCGGCCACGAGCTACAGCTGCAGCATGTGA
- a CDS encoding LLM class flavin-dependent oxidoreductase: MSQRKLRLGAFIMATGHHVAAWRHPGSQVDSGVNIDHYIDVAKTAERGLFDQVFVADSPGIAFHGDDEAFSRQGRVSYFEPVTLWAALSAVTRHIGFVATASTTYEDPFLLARKFASLDHLSKGRAAWNVVTTSADNVHGNFGLDKHPDPVSRYEQAHEFIDVAKGLWDSFEDDAFHRDPVSGKYFDPAKLHALNHSGKYFKVSGPLNLERSPQGYPVIVQAGSSEPGRELAAASAEAIFTAWTSLAEAQAFYRDVKGRLAKYGRRPEQLLVLPGISPVIGRTQEEADAKWARLQQLIHPSVGLNTLHTFWPGEDLSTWDLDAPPPYIPEPPPGRNSRAHVVLELARRDKLTVRQLYEYLAGARGHWVVVGTPETIADRMQEWFENGAADGFNVMPPVLPESLDEFVDLVIPELQRRGLFRTAYEGRTLRENLGLERPVNQFSIKGRKVA, from the coding sequence ATGAGTCAACGCAAGCTGCGCCTCGGCGCCTTCATCATGGCCACCGGCCACCACGTGGCCGCATGGCGCCACCCGGGTTCCCAGGTCGACTCGGGCGTCAACATCGACCACTACATCGACGTCGCGAAAACCGCCGAGCGCGGCCTGTTCGACCAGGTGTTCGTGGCCGACAGCCCCGGCATCGCCTTCCACGGCGACGACGAAGCCTTCAGCCGGCAGGGCAGGGTGTCCTACTTCGAGCCGGTCACGTTGTGGGCGGCCCTGTCCGCGGTGACGCGGCACATCGGCTTCGTGGCGACGGCGTCCACCACCTACGAAGATCCTTTTCTCCTGGCCCGCAAGTTCGCGTCGCTGGACCACCTGAGCAAGGGGCGCGCGGCCTGGAACGTGGTGACCACCAGCGCGGACAACGTCCACGGCAACTTCGGCCTCGACAAGCACCCCGATCCGGTCTCCCGCTACGAGCAGGCGCACGAGTTCATCGACGTGGCCAAGGGCCTGTGGGACAGCTTCGAGGACGATGCATTCCATCGCGACCCCGTCTCGGGCAAGTACTTCGACCCGGCCAAGCTGCATGCCCTCAACCATTCGGGCAAGTACTTCAAGGTCTCGGGTCCGCTCAACCTGGAGCGGTCGCCACAGGGCTACCCGGTGATCGTGCAGGCGGGATCGTCGGAACCAGGGCGCGAACTCGCGGCGGCGTCGGCCGAGGCGATCTTCACGGCGTGGACCAGCCTGGCCGAAGCACAGGCGTTCTACCGCGACGTGAAAGGGCGGCTGGCCAAATACGGCCGCCGGCCCGAGCAGCTGCTGGTGCTGCCCGGCATCTCGCCGGTGATCGGCCGGACGCAGGAGGAGGCCGATGCCAAGTGGGCCAGGCTGCAGCAACTGATCCACCCGTCCGTCGGCCTCAACACGCTGCACACCTTCTGGCCCGGCGAAGACCTGTCGACCTGGGACCTGGACGCGCCGCCGCCCTACATTCCGGAACCGCCGCCGGGACGCAACAGCCGCGCGCACGTGGTGCTGGAACTGGCCCGCCGCGACAAGCTCACCGTGCGGCAGCTCTATGAGTACCTGGCCGGCGCGCGCGGCCACTGGGTGGTGGTCGGCACGCCGGAAACCATCGCGGACCGGATGCAGGAGTGGTTCGAGAACGGCGCGGCCGACGGCTTCAACGTCATGCCGCCGGTGCTGCCGGAATCGCTCGACGAATTCGTCGACCTCGTGATCCCCGAGCTCCAGCGCCGCGGGCTGTTTCGCACGGCGTACGAGGGCCGGACCTTGCGTGAAAACCTCGGGCTGGAGCGGCCGGTCAATCAGTTTTCGATCAAAGGCCGCAAGGTCGCATAG
- a CDS encoding LysR family transcriptional regulator codes for MRQDLLDGLIAFIVAAEERGFSAAAIRLGVTPSAVSQSIRSLEQRLGITLFNRTTRSVSLTEVGARYLARVQPVVSELAAASAELGREADHPSGLLRLNVPRAGYTIALQPVLRRFMDRYPDVKLELRLENQLVDIVAQGFDAGIRFGDLVEKDMIAMKIGPRIEAFVIASPDYIARHGTPVHPQELLAHDCIGFRHVTSGQIERWQFARGDETLQLAVDGRLTVNDSAVLVRAALDGIGIAYMINGYIEPLIERGLLVRLLADWSPPLPGLTLYYPDRKRVPAKLRVLIDFLREALPSAAAVPPPELQLD; via the coding sequence GTGCGACAAGATCTGCTGGACGGGCTCATCGCCTTCATCGTGGCGGCCGAAGAGCGCGGCTTCTCGGCCGCCGCCATCCGCCTGGGCGTGACGCCCTCGGCGGTGAGCCAGTCCATCCGCAGCCTCGAGCAGCGCCTGGGCATCACGCTGTTCAACCGGACCACGCGCAGCGTGAGCCTCACCGAGGTCGGCGCCCGATACCTGGCGCGGGTGCAGCCGGTGGTGTCGGAGCTTGCCGCGGCGTCGGCCGAACTGGGCCGCGAGGCCGACCATCCGAGCGGCCTCTTGCGGCTGAACGTGCCGCGCGCGGGCTACACCATTGCACTGCAGCCGGTGCTGCGCCGCTTCATGGACCGCTACCCCGACGTGAAGCTCGAGTTGCGCCTGGAGAACCAGCTCGTCGACATCGTGGCGCAGGGCTTCGACGCCGGCATCCGCTTCGGCGACCTCGTCGAGAAGGACATGATCGCGATGAAGATCGGCCCGCGCATCGAGGCCTTCGTCATCGCCTCGCCCGACTACATCGCGCGCCACGGCACGCCGGTGCATCCGCAGGAGCTGCTCGCGCACGACTGCATCGGTTTTCGCCATGTCACCTCGGGGCAGATCGAGCGCTGGCAGTTCGCGCGCGGCGACGAAACGCTGCAGCTTGCCGTCGACGGGCGGCTCACGGTCAACGACTCCGCGGTGCTGGTGCGCGCGGCACTCGACGGCATCGGCATCGCCTACATGATCAACGGCTACATCGAGCCGCTGATCGAGCGCGGCCTGCTGGTGCGCCTGCTGGCCGACTGGAGCCCGCCGTTGCCCGGGCTGACGCTGTACTACCCCGACCGCAAGCGCGTGCCCGCGAAGTTGCGCGTGCTGATCGATTTCCTGCGCGAGGCGCTGCCGTCCGCCGCTGCGGTGCCTCCGCCCGAACTGCAGCTCGACTGA
- a CDS encoding TonB-dependent siderophore receptor yields MHKLLLATPLAFAGAFSHVSYAQTTDATASSESRAQLDTVTVEGSATNGFVANTVEAGTFRGANILEVPATVNTVTRDVFELQGATGIYDVLRNTAGVTRQQNGGDTFDQLVIRGIAVENRTNYRLNGSLAIPNVSEIPMENKERVEVLKGASALYYGFTTPAGIINLVTKRAGSTPVSSVGLTVDDKGSLQASTDIGRQFGDQNQYGLRINAAGGRVGSNIDGIDGNRRFVSAAFDWRVNSRLTLKADIENYRKRITEQAGITRPAAVRGVITLPALPDPDKLLGPAWAVFDAEVTNTQLRADYSLSNNWALTVEAGHSEAERDRRLASFGNYNVQTGLGRITGNDQSLKQTSDLFRTELFGTFSTGSVQHELTLGAAQSKKTQDPVFQRNYGNASTVQNLYNPITIGYLPLTAMPTRPTTGAQDSKELGLYALDRITFSPQWQLVVGARRTHFESTQGASATIPLIAFDVRKTTPLAALSYKFTPDLVGYVSYAQGVEEGEIAPAGTANQNAHMPPGISKQKEIGLRWLTGGGMLLSGALFDIERPGAYTNSANTFVADGRQRYRGLELSAQGRLTRALAWQLSAQSLDAEFRDINAQYNGKLPENTAKQTASAFLSYDIAAVPGLSVNGGAYYTGRRPVDDLNQAFIGGNTIFGLGARYVTQVFGKRTLWQINIDNVGDKRYWAAAGTRLAVGTPRSVKATLKIDL; encoded by the coding sequence ATGCACAAGCTTCTTCTGGCAACGCCACTCGCGTTCGCGGGTGCCTTTTCCCACGTCTCGTACGCACAGACGACCGACGCCACCGCCTCCTCCGAATCGCGCGCCCAGCTCGATACGGTCACCGTGGAGGGCAGCGCGACCAACGGCTTCGTCGCGAACACCGTGGAGGCCGGCACATTCCGCGGCGCCAACATCCTGGAGGTTCCCGCGACGGTCAACACGGTCACGCGCGATGTGTTCGAGCTCCAGGGCGCGACGGGCATCTATGACGTGTTGCGCAACACGGCCGGCGTGACGCGCCAGCAGAACGGCGGCGACACCTTCGACCAGCTCGTGATCCGCGGCATCGCCGTGGAGAACCGGACGAACTACCGGCTCAACGGCTCGCTCGCCATCCCCAACGTCTCCGAGATCCCCATGGAGAACAAGGAGCGCGTCGAGGTGCTGAAGGGCGCATCGGCGCTCTACTACGGCTTCACCACGCCGGCCGGCATCATCAACCTCGTGACCAAGCGGGCCGGCAGCACGCCAGTGAGCTCCGTCGGGCTCACGGTCGACGACAAGGGTTCGCTGCAGGCCTCCACCGACATCGGACGGCAGTTCGGCGACCAGAACCAATACGGGCTGCGCATCAACGCAGCGGGCGGCCGCGTCGGCTCGAACATCGACGGCATCGATGGCAACCGCAGGTTCGTGTCCGCGGCGTTCGACTGGCGCGTCAACAGCCGCCTCACGCTCAAGGCGGACATCGAGAACTACCGCAAGCGCATCACCGAGCAGGCCGGCATCACGCGGCCCGCGGCCGTCAGGGGCGTGATCACCCTGCCCGCCCTGCCCGATCCTGACAAGCTGCTGGGCCCCGCCTGGGCCGTTTTCGATGCCGAGGTCACCAACACCCAGCTGCGCGCCGACTATTCGCTTAGCAACAACTGGGCACTGACGGTGGAAGCCGGCCACTCCGAGGCCGAGCGCGATCGGCGGCTCGCCAGCTTCGGCAACTACAACGTGCAGACCGGCCTGGGGCGCATCACCGGCAACGACCAAAGCCTGAAGCAGACCTCGGACCTGTTCCGCACCGAGTTGTTCGGCACCTTCTCCACCGGCAGCGTGCAGCACGAACTCACCCTCGGCGCCGCGCAGAGCAAGAAGACGCAGGACCCGGTCTTCCAGCGCAACTACGGCAACGCCAGCACCGTCCAGAACCTCTACAACCCGATCACCATCGGCTACCTGCCGCTGACCGCGATGCCGACCCGCCCCACCACCGGGGCGCAGGACAGCAAGGAACTGGGCCTCTACGCCCTCGACCGGATCACCTTCTCGCCGCAGTGGCAACTGGTGGTCGGTGCGCGCCGCACGCACTTCGAGAGCACGCAGGGCGCCAGCGCCACGATCCCCCTGATCGCCTTCGACGTGCGCAAGACCACGCCGCTCGCGGCGCTCAGCTACAAGTTCACGCCCGACCTGGTGGGCTACGTGTCGTATGCGCAAGGCGTCGAGGAAGGCGAGATCGCGCCCGCGGGCACCGCCAACCAGAACGCCCACATGCCGCCCGGCATCAGCAAGCAGAAGGAAATCGGCCTGCGCTGGCTCACCGGCGGCGGCATGCTGCTGTCCGGCGCGCTGTTCGACATCGAGCGCCCGGGCGCCTACACCAACAGCGCCAATACCTTCGTGGCCGACGGGCGGCAGCGCTACCGCGGTCTCGAGCTCTCGGCACAGGGCCGCCTGACCCGCGCCCTCGCCTGGCAGCTCTCGGCCCAGTCGCTCGATGCCGAATTCCGTGACATCAACGCGCAGTACAACGGGAAGCTGCCCGAGAACACCGCCAAGCAGACGGCCAGCGCCTTCCTCTCATACGACATCGCGGCCGTGCCGGGCCTGTCGGTCAACGGCGGGGCCTACTACACGGGACGGCGACCGGTGGACGACCTGAACCAGGCGTTCATCGGCGGCAACACCATCTTCGGCCTGGGCGCGCGCTACGTCACGCAGGTGTTCGGCAAGCGCACCTTGTGGCAGATCAACATCGACAACGTGGGCGACAAGCGCTACTGGGCCGCGGCCGGCACTCGGCTGGCAGTCGGCACGCCGCGCTCGGTCAAGGCAACGCTGAAGATCGATCTCTGA